Proteins encoded in a region of the Triticum dicoccoides isolate Atlit2015 ecotype Zavitan chromosome 3A, WEW_v2.0, whole genome shotgun sequence genome:
- the LOC119269148 gene encoding protein LURP-one-related 5-like encodes MQQLAAMAVVGEEYCDLKERLLTVRKTSHFSPGDGFAAYDNRTGGLAFRADTYGRGHGGGAASPGELALLGPAGEPLLTVRRRRPSLHQRWEGFLGARADGQKSLFSARRSSILGGAGRGAVVELLPSPASAAAAELRVEGSFGRRCCRVVAKGEDGEETVVAEIRRKVDEAARVVMGRDVFVLRVGPGFDAAFAMGIVLVLDQIAGDEADGGDAGQDVAVHARIW; translated from the coding sequence ATGCAGCAGCTAGCAGCAATGGCGGTGGTGGGCGAGGAGTACTGCGACCTCAAGGAGCGGCTGCTCACAGTGCGCAAGACCTCCCACTTCTCCCCCGGCGACGGCTTCGCGGCCTACGACAACCGCACCGGCGGCCTCGCCTTCCGCGCCGACACCTACGGCCGCGGCCACGGCGGGGGCGCCGCCTCCCCGGGCGAGCTCGCGCTGCTCGGCCCCGCCGGCGAGCCCCTCCTcaccgtgcgccgccgccgcccgtccctgCACCAGCGCTGGGAGGGCTTCCTGGGCGCCCGCGCCGACGGCCAGAAGTCCCTCTTCTCCGCCCGGAGGTCCTCCATTCTCGGCGGCGCCGGGCGCGGCGCCGTCGTCGAGCTCCTCCCTTCCcccgcctccgccgctgccgccgagCTCCGCGTCGAGGGCTCCTTCGGACGGCGCTGCTGCCGCGTGGTGGCCAAGGGCGAGGACGGGGAGGAGACGGTGGTGGCGGAGATCCGGAGGAAGGTGGACGAGGCGGCGCGGGTGGTGATGGGCAGGGACGTGTTCGTGCTGCGGGTTGGCCCCGGCTTCGACGCGGCCTTCGCCATGGGTATCGTCCTCGTGCTCGACCAGATCGCCGGGGACGAGGCCGACGGCGGCGACGCCGGACAGGATGTTGCCGTCCACGCCAGGATTTGGTGA
- the LOC119269150 gene encoding uncharacterized protein LOC119269150 — translation MLRRAAPSAATALLRRALSNSPRPRSSAAATAVASSSAVNSILLRSLKEHYLEVSKMTPPPKISPPKPYTIVKGALDQTSGPVLRRSYGEAGEEISISVARLSNIMPPGADSDSDGSDGAGGVSGSISQLFLHVDISRPESSKSLQFLCGLYPDAVGIHSVCLRSKTAASGAVAVAAAAKGGGEYQGRIFQELDEKVRDAFHFYIEARGINEKLFPFLQAWLYVKDHRNLIRWFKSVGAVINEPKPE, via the exons ATGCTCCGCCGCGCCGCCCCCTCCGCCGCCACGGCGCTCCTTCGCCGCGCCCTCTCCAACTCACCACGGCCACGCTCCTCCGCCGCGGCCACCGCAGTCGCGTCCTCCTCGGCCGTGAACTCCATCCTCCTCCGCTCCCTCAAGGAGCACTACCTCGAGGTCTCCAAAATGACGCCCCCGCCCAAGATCAGCCCGCCCAAGCCCTACACCATCGTCAAGGGCGCCCTGGACCAGACTTCGGGCCCCGTGCTCCGCCGCAGCTACGGCGAGGCCGGTGAGGAGATCTCCATCTCCGTCGCCAGGCTCTCCAACATCATGCCCCCCGGCGCCGACTCTGACTCCGACGGCTCCGACGGCGCAGGTGGGGTGAGCGGGTCAATCAGCCAGCTCTTCCTCCACGTCGACATCTCCAGGCCGGAGAGCAGCAAGTCGCTGCAGTTCCTCTGTGGATTGTACCCCGACGCCGTCGGGATCCATTCCGTCTGCCTTCGGTCGAAGACGGCCGCGTCTGGTGcggtggcggtggccgcggcggCGAAGGGCGGTGGCGAGTACCAGGGCCGCATCTTCCA AGAGTTGGATGAGAAGGTGCGTGATGCATTCCATTTTTACATTGAGGCCCGTGGCATAAATGAGAAGCTCTTCCCGTTTCTACAAGCGTGGCTCTATGTGAAGGACCACCGCAACCTGATACGCTGGTTTAAGAGTGTGGGTGCAGTCATCAATGAGCCAAAGCCCGAGTAA